One part of the Quercus lobata isolate SW786 chromosome 7, ValleyOak3.0 Primary Assembly, whole genome shotgun sequence genome encodes these proteins:
- the LOC115953895 gene encoding polygalacturonase inhibitor-like, with amino-acid sequence MGSTSRPLLSLLCLALLFYSAISELCNPQDKKVLLKIKQAFNNPYILTSWNPNTDCCDWYCVTCDSTSHRINSLTVFAGNLSGQIPPEVGDLPFLTNLEFHKLSNVTGHIQPAIVKLTHLNFLRLSWLNLTGPIPDFVSKLKNLTFIDFAFNQLSGSIPPSLSELPKLGGLHLDRNKLSGPIPSSFGNFPQGLYLFLSHNQLTGSIPSSFAHMDFGYIDLSRNKLVGDASVVFGSNKTIQIVDLSRNLLKFNLSKVVLPKSLTSLDLNHNMIYGGLPVELTTLNLQYLNVSYNRLCGQIPVGGKLQSFDYSNYFHNRCLCGSPLPSCK; translated from the coding sequence ATGGGCAGTACAAGTAGGcctctcctctctctcctctgCCTCGCCCTTCTCTTCTACTCTGCTATCTCCGAGCTCTGCAACCCACAAGACAAAAAAGTCTTACTCAAAATCAAACAAGCCTTCAACAACCCTTACATCCTTACCTCTTGGAACCCAAACACCGATTGTTGTGACTGGTATTGTGTCACATGTGACTCCACCTCTCACCGCATCAACTCCCTCACCGTCTTCGCAGGCAACCTCTCTGGCCAAATCCCACCTGAAGTTGGTGACCTTCCATTCCTCACAAACCTCGAATTCCACAAACTTTCCAATGTCACTGGTCATATCCAACCTGCCATTGTCAAGCTCACACACCTCAACTTCCTCAGACTCAGCTGGCTTAATCTCACTGGCCCAATTCCTGATTTCGTCAGCAAACTCAAAAACCTCACTTTCATTGACTTCGCattcaaccaactctctggctcAATCCCACCCTCACTTTCGGAGCTTCCAAAGCTCGGTGGACTTCACTTGGACCGTAACAAACTCAGCGGACCAATCCCCTCCTCTTTCGGTAATTTTCCTCAGGGACTATACCTGTTCCTCTCTCACAACCAACTAACCGGTTCAATCCCATCCTCGTTCGCCCACATGGACTTCGGTTATATTGATTTGTCGCGAAACAAACTCGTAGGCGATGCATCCGTGGTTTTCGGATCGAACAAGACCATACAGATCGTTGACTTGTCGAGGAACTTGTTGAAGTTTAATCTGTCAAAGGTGGTGCTCCCCAAGAGTTTGACTTCATTGGATCTTAACCACAACATGATCTATGGAGGTCTTCCTGTGGAGTTGACCACACTGAATTTGCAGTACTTAAATGTGAGTTATAATAGGCTTTGTGGTCAGATTCCAGTGGGTGGTAAATTGCAAAGTTTCGATTATTCGAATTATTTCCACAACCGGTGCTTGTGTGGCTCTCCACTTCCAAGCTGCAAGTGA